A region of Gemmatimonadota bacterium DNA encodes the following proteins:
- a CDS encoding ABC transporter permease — protein sequence MLVKEFIQLSRDRPTIAMMVGVPAIQLMLFGFAIRTEVRNLPTAVYDEAKSSDSRALVQTILNTGNFRFYADATSRDEVTAWIESGKVAAAIVIPPDFTRDLARHHTAKVQVIVDAADPLASQAAMSGAAMGGQQRALDIVTARGGGGVPLEVVVRPLYNPTIRSATYIVPGIIGVLLSMTLVIIMGMSVVRERERGTLEQLVVTPITRTSLMLGKVLPFVLVGYVQMTVILTLGRLVFDVPLRGSLPLLYLAAVGFIGANLAIGLWLSTLVRTQAQAMQAGFLFLLPNLLLSGFMFPREAMPEPAQWIGAALPLTYFLQVLRGILLKGVGIDALWPQMSILMGFAVLFIALAVRRFHKTVE from the coding sequence ATGCTGGTGAAGGAGTTCATCCAGCTCAGCCGGGACCGACCGACGATCGCCATGATGGTCGGCGTGCCGGCGATTCAGCTGATGCTCTTCGGCTTCGCGATCCGCACCGAGGTCCGCAACCTGCCGACCGCCGTCTACGACGAGGCGAAGAGCAGCGACTCGCGCGCGCTGGTGCAGACGATCCTCAACACGGGGAACTTCCGCTTCTACGCCGATGCCACCAGTCGCGACGAGGTGACGGCGTGGATCGAATCGGGGAAGGTCGCCGCGGCCATCGTCATCCCGCCCGACTTCACCCGCGACCTGGCGCGGCACCACACCGCCAAGGTGCAGGTGATCGTCGATGCGGCGGACCCACTCGCCTCGCAGGCGGCGATGAGTGGCGCGGCGATGGGTGGGCAGCAACGCGCGCTGGACATTGTCACCGCACGCGGCGGTGGTGGGGTGCCGCTCGAGGTGGTCGTCCGTCCACTCTACAACCCGACGATCCGGAGCGCGACCTACATCGTCCCCGGGATCATCGGCGTCCTGCTCTCGATGACGCTGGTGATCATCATGGGGATGTCGGTGGTGCGCGAGCGCGAGCGCGGCACACTGGAGCAGCTCGTCGTGACGCCGATCACGCGCACGTCACTGATGCTGGGGAAGGTGCTGCCGTTCGTGCTCGTGGGGTACGTGCAGATGACGGTGATTCTGACGCTCGGGCGACTCGTGTTCGATGTCCCCCTGCGCGGGTCGCTGCCACTGCTCTATCTGGCAGCGGTCGGCTTCATCGGGGCGAATCTGGCGATCGGCCTCTGGCTCTCGACCCTGGTGCGCACCCAGGCCCAGGCAATGCAGGCGGGCTTCCTCTTCCTGCTGCCGAACCTCCTGCTGTCGGGCTTCATGTTCCCCCGCGAGGCGATGCCGGAGCCGGCGCAGTGGATCGGTGCGGCCCTGCCGCTCACTTATTTCCTGCAGGTCCTCCGCGGCATCCTCCTCAAGGGAGTCGGGATCGACGCGCTGTGGCCCCAGATGTCGATCCTGATGGGGTTCGCGGTGCTGTTCATCGCGTTAGCCGTGCGGCGGTTTCATAAGACGGTGGAGTAG
- a CDS encoding ABC transporter ATP-binding protein translates to MTAAIHTRALRKSFGELIAVDALDLDVARGEVFGLLGPNGSGKTTTIRMLCGLMPPTSGEMTVVGIDAVKDPEAVRRRIGYMSQRFGLYDDLTVAENFSFYAGLYGLHGKVKRAREDELFATLGLTPRRKQLAGTLSGGWKQKLALACATAHKPDLVFLDEPTAGVDPAARRRFWELIHEFASGGMTILVTTHYMDEAARCDRLAFLSRGHLIGLGTPDEITAQFNQPTVEDVFISLQAKDEGLAA, encoded by the coding sequence GTGACCGCCGCCATCCACACCCGCGCGCTGCGCAAGAGCTTCGGCGAGTTGATCGCCGTCGATGCGCTCGACCTCGACGTCGCCCGCGGCGAGGTCTTCGGCCTCCTGGGTCCCAACGGCAGTGGCAAGACCACCACCATCCGCATGCTCTGCGGCCTGATGCCGCCAACGTCGGGTGAGATGACGGTGGTCGGCATCGATGCCGTCAAGGATCCGGAAGCGGTGCGCCGCCGGATCGGCTACATGTCGCAGCGCTTCGGCCTGTATGACGATCTCACCGTGGCCGAGAACTTCTCATTCTACGCCGGACTGTATGGACTGCACGGCAAGGTGAAGCGCGCCCGCGAGGACGAGCTCTTTGCCACGCTCGGCCTCACGCCGCGCCGGAAGCAGCTCGCCGGGACGCTCTCGGGGGGATGGAAGCAGAAGCTCGCCCTGGCCTGTGCCACGGCGCACAAACCCGATCTCGTCTTCCTCGACGAGCCGACGGCGGGCGTCGATCCGGCCGCGCGTCGCCGCTTCTGGGAGCTGATCCACGAATTCGCCTCGGGCGGGATGACGATCCTCGTCACCACGCACTACATGGATGAGGCTGCGCGCTGTGACCGCCTCGCCTTCCTCTCGCGCGGCCACCTGATCGGACTCGGCACACCGGACGAAATCACGGCGCAGTTCAACCAGCCGACCGTCGAGGATGTCTTCATCTCGTTGCAGGCCAAGGACGAGGGGCTGGCCGCGTGA
- a CDS encoding serine/threonine protein kinase has protein sequence MTDALLNDLKAALGEAYLIERELTGGGMSRVFVAREQALGREVVIKVLPPELAAGVNRERFRREVQLAARLSHPYIVPLLHAGEAGELLWFTMPFISGESLRHRLEQQGPLPVRDTIVMLHDVVEALAYAHARGVVHRDIKPANILSDGQHAVVTDFGVAKALFAALPTGIAGHTTSGMAIGTPAYMAPEQLAADPAADHRVDIYAVGLLAYELLIGASPFSAPSPTATMTAQLTRTPESLHALRAEVPEALSVLIAHCLAKNPSERPADAQTVLRELDRIAGMMAADAHRETSGERTAVVVPKSRIPLGVAAVALLTVLSAAVYWAQIKNTPPPATPAAPNTVVVAGGRDSLEGAPLTGKPLTRADSLKIAQQMMSELEMMRGTTPRRTVVETTMVTLPLDVQIASVDSIVRARLGELSRMRISTPPTAPGVTEVVGGSGASGVTAAPATKTRRLVLVTAPRAPTTPELAALNAQVTQELARRVRGGTGWEIVVPEQGTERNVRNVAFDGADGMVLVQLAPSGSDSVDLRITVRNLAPGSAFNVNFVSSQDVYKPTTIEPFRETIFRASRMIEDFKRVPVGGTWQMDFNRTGRATFDTTGGRRPSGPGGPREGMAIPDSNYRPKYRPPQP, from the coding sequence GTGACCGACGCCCTGCTCAACGACCTCAAGGCCGCCCTTGGCGAGGCCTACCTGATCGAGCGCGAACTCACCGGCGGCGGGATGAGCCGGGTGTTCGTGGCGCGCGAGCAGGCGCTGGGGCGTGAGGTCGTGATCAAGGTCCTGCCGCCCGAGTTGGCGGCCGGCGTCAATCGCGAGCGGTTCCGGCGCGAGGTGCAGCTGGCCGCTCGGCTCTCCCATCCCTACATCGTGCCGCTGCTCCACGCCGGCGAGGCGGGCGAGCTGCTCTGGTTCACGATGCCCTTCATCAGCGGCGAGTCGCTCCGGCATCGGCTCGAGCAGCAGGGCCCGCTGCCGGTGCGCGATACCATCGTCATGCTGCACGACGTCGTCGAGGCGCTGGCGTACGCGCATGCCCGCGGCGTGGTCCATCGCGACATCAAGCCGGCCAACATCCTCTCCGACGGGCAGCATGCCGTGGTCACCGACTTCGGCGTGGCGAAGGCGCTCTTCGCCGCGTTGCCGACCGGGATCGCGGGGCACACCACGTCGGGGATGGCGATCGGGACGCCCGCGTACATGGCGCCCGAACAACTCGCCGCCGACCCGGCCGCCGATCATCGCGTCGACATCTACGCGGTCGGGCTGCTTGCCTATGAACTGCTGATCGGTGCGAGCCCCTTCTCCGCGCCTTCCCCCACGGCGACGATGACGGCGCAGCTCACGCGCACACCGGAGTCGCTGCACGCGCTGCGCGCCGAGGTGCCGGAAGCGCTCTCGGTGCTGATTGCGCACTGCCTCGCGAAGAATCCGAGCGAGCGGCCGGCCGATGCGCAGACGGTGCTCCGCGAACTCGATCGCATCGCCGGGATGATGGCCGCCGACGCGCATCGCGAGACCTCGGGCGAGCGCACAGCCGTCGTGGTGCCGAAGAGCCGGATTCCGCTTGGGGTCGCGGCCGTGGCGCTGCTGACGGTACTGAGCGCGGCGGTGTACTGGGCGCAGATCAAGAACACCCCGCCACCCGCGACGCCCGCGGCGCCGAACACCGTCGTGGTGGCAGGGGGGCGCGACTCGTTGGAGGGGGCACCGCTGACCGGCAAGCCGCTCACGCGCGCGGACTCGCTCAAGATCGCGCAGCAGATGATGAGCGAGCTGGAGATGATGCGGGGCACGACGCCTCGGCGTACCGTCGTCGAGACGACGATGGTCACGTTGCCGCTCGACGTGCAGATCGCCTCCGTCGACTCGATCGTGCGAGCCCGCCTCGGGGAGCTGAGCCGTATGCGGATATCGACGCCGCCCACCGCGCCCGGAGTCACCGAGGTGGTCGGCGGGAGCGGTGCGAGCGGAGTGACGGCGGCCCCGGCCACCAAGACGCGTCGCCTCGTCCTGGTGACCGCGCCGCGCGCGCCCACGACACCGGAGCTCGCGGCGCTCAATGCGCAGGTGACGCAGGAGCTGGCGCGGCGCGTACGCGGAGGGACCGGCTGGGAGATCGTGGTGCCGGAGCAGGGCACCGAGCGCAACGTCCGCAACGTCGCCTTCGATGGGGCCGACGGCATGGTGCTGGTGCAACTGGCACCGAGCGGCAGCGATTCGGTCGACCTGCGGATCACCGTGCGCAACCTGGCGCCGGGGTCGGCCTTCAACGTCAACTTCGTCTCGAGTCAGGACGTCTACAAGCCGACGACGATCGAACCGTTCCGCGAGACGATCTTCCGCGCGTCCCGGATGATCGAGGACTTCAAGCGTGTGCCGGTGGGTGGGACGTGGCAGATGGACTTCAATCGGACCGGCCGGGCGACGTTCGACACCACCGGCGGGCGTCGGCCGAGCGGACCCGGCGGTCCGCGCGAAGGGATGGCCATCCCTGACAGCAACTACCGCCCCAAGTACCGGCCTCCCCAGCCGTGA
- a CDS encoding MarR family transcriptional regulator, which produces MSIRSRLNQSKFANPADEAVVGILMVAAEVNREFAELCQAKGITLEQYNVLRILRGAKDDGLPRCEVAGRMITKAPDVTRMMDRLVKQGLVIRTWGTENRRHSIAKISPEGLAVLSALDPHVAAVNARVASQVGPDEIQGLIGALNRMLP; this is translated from the coding sequence ATGTCGATCCGCTCCAGGCTCAACCAGTCGAAGTTCGCCAACCCCGCCGATGAGGCCGTGGTCGGCATTCTGATGGTGGCGGCCGAGGTGAATCGGGAGTTCGCCGAGCTCTGTCAGGCGAAGGGGATCACGCTCGAGCAGTACAACGTGCTGCGGATCCTGCGGGGCGCGAAGGACGACGGGTTGCCGCGCTGCGAGGTGGCGGGGCGGATGATCACCAAGGCGCCCGACGTGACGCGGATGATGGACCGGCTGGTGAAGCAGGGGTTGGTGATCCGCACCTGGGGGACCGAGAACCGGCGGCATTCCATCGCCAAGATCTCCCCGGAGGGGCTGGCGGTGTTGTCGGCCCTCGATCCGCACGTCGCGGCGGTGAATGCCCGGGTCGCGAGCCAGGTTGGCCCCGACGAGATCCAGGGGCTGATTGGCGCGTTGAACCGGATGCTCCCTTAG
- a CDS encoding Ig-like domain-containing protein — translation MRRTTSAPKTPLPAPRRARSLGAIALLLAACSSSPTGNTGVEVVVITPSTLSVGVGGIDSLTAIAIGTGGTAVTTPITWRSLAPTIATVSGSGTVTGVIPGSAMVVASAGGKADTVEVQVYGALQAITVSIDRPVIKSSDTTRVRATGRDLGGRIVPITPEWSVSDPTVAIVAPNGLVLGLRYNANTPIFASVNGITGFATVAVIPSEVKSVAIRPDTATISLGTTFLLRPTVIDEFDVEVTDRTVVWTSTNTDVITVTSAGQLLAVSPGSATVSATTGGKTGSASFTVLSIPQNVYQLEVTNQLMASVRLFVNDSLVVTMQENSSTALQLEKVASARVRWVIIRAKAGTAGEPLSETLATLTNPDGIVSLTIDNVINGTTYFTPFVRSLATDKFNVDMTLKDAAGPCGCPVSAAEPDRRFGYWRYGPGATMLLINATNPSLTIPVLVPLDAIEAGTGIWRTTILVGP, via the coding sequence ATGCGACGCACCACCTCCGCCCCGAAGACGCCCCTCCCTGCCCCTCGCCGGGCCCGATCGCTCGGCGCGATCGCCCTGCTCCTGGCCGCGTGCAGCAGCTCGCCGACCGGCAACACGGGCGTCGAGGTGGTCGTCATCACCCCGTCGACGCTCTCGGTTGGGGTGGGGGGGATCGACTCGCTGACCGCGATCGCGATCGGCACCGGGGGCACCGCCGTCACGACGCCGATCACCTGGCGCTCACTGGCGCCGACCATCGCCACCGTCAGCGGATCGGGCACGGTCACCGGCGTCATCCCCGGCAGCGCGATGGTGGTCGCCTCGGCGGGTGGCAAGGCGGACACGGTCGAGGTGCAGGTCTACGGCGCGCTGCAGGCGATCACCGTCAGCATCGACCGCCCCGTCATCAAGTCGAGTGACACCACGCGTGTCCGCGCCACCGGGCGGGACCTCGGCGGCCGCATCGTGCCGATCACCCCGGAATGGTCGGTCTCCGATCCGACCGTCGCCATCGTCGCGCCCAACGGCCTCGTGCTCGGGCTCCGCTACAACGCCAACACGCCGATCTTCGCGAGCGTGAATGGCATCACCGGCTTCGCGACCGTCGCCGTGATTCCGTCCGAGGTGAAGAGCGTCGCCATCCGCCCCGACACCGCGACGATCTCGCTGGGGACCACCTTCCTGTTGCGACCGACCGTGATTGACGAATTCGACGTCGAGGTCACGGATCGGACCGTGGTGTGGACCTCGACCAACACCGACGTGATCACCGTCACCAGCGCGGGCCAGCTGCTCGCCGTCTCGCCGGGCAGCGCCACGGTCAGCGCCACCACCGGCGGCAAGACCGGGTCGGCCAGCTTCACGGTGCTCAGCATCCCGCAGAACGTCTATCAGCTCGAGGTCACCAACCAGCTGATGGCGTCGGTGCGGCTCTTCGTGAACGACTCGCTCGTGGTGACGATGCAGGAGAACTCGTCGACCGCGCTGCAGCTGGAAAAGGTGGCGAGCGCCCGCGTGCGCTGGGTCATCATCCGCGCCAAGGCCGGCACGGCCGGCGAGCCGCTGTCGGAAACACTCGCGACCCTGACCAATCCCGATGGGATCGTGAGCCTGACGATCGACAACGTGATCAACGGCACGACGTATTTCACGCCGTTCGTCAGGTCGCTGGCGACGGACAAGTTCAATGTGGACATGACGCTGAAGGATGCGGCGGGACCCTGCGGCTGTCCGGTCTCGGCCGCGGAACCGGACCGCCGCTTCGGCTATTGGCGGTATGGCCCGGGCGCGACGATGCTGTTGATCAACGCGACCAACCCGTCGCTGACCATTCCGGTGTTGGTCCCGCTCGACGCGATCGAGGCGGGCACCGGCATCTGGCGCACCACGATCCTCGTCGGCCCCTGA
- a CDS encoding alkene reductase → MADPMLFTATALGAIPIANRLVMAPMTRNRAEADGRPSPMMTTYYTQRASAGLIVTEMAQIAATAISYANTPGIETAEQVAGWKQITDAVHAEGGRIVLQIAHGGRISHPSLLGGATPVAPSAIRPAGETWTPLGLVPFETPRELTAGEIMAIVTQFRVAATNAREAGFDGIELHAANGYLLDQFLRSGSNQRTDQWGGSVANRARLLLDVIEATVAVWGPGRVGVRLSPFNSYNAMHDDAPFTTFPDVAALLDTQALAYLHINYGGGSPEDRARMQHLLRAAFHGAIVANAGLNAESGEEVLAEHLADAIAFGVPFLANPDLPLRLASGAELNLPDVPTFYQGGEKGYIDYPSLHAGAIA, encoded by the coding sequence ATGGCTGATCCGATGCTCTTTACCGCCACCGCGCTCGGCGCGATTCCAATTGCCAACCGCCTCGTCATGGCTCCGATGACGCGGAACCGGGCCGAGGCCGATGGCCGTCCCTCGCCGATGATGACCACCTACTACACGCAGCGCGCGTCGGCCGGGTTGATCGTCACCGAAATGGCGCAGATCGCCGCGACCGCCATCTCCTACGCCAACACGCCCGGCATCGAGACGGCGGAGCAGGTGGCGGGATGGAAGCAGATCACCGACGCCGTGCACGCGGAGGGCGGACGCATCGTGCTGCAGATCGCGCATGGCGGACGGATCTCCCATCCGTCGTTGCTTGGTGGCGCGACGCCGGTGGCGCCCTCCGCCATTCGTCCGGCCGGCGAGACGTGGACGCCGCTCGGCCTGGTGCCGTTCGAGACGCCGAGGGAACTCACCGCCGGCGAGATCATGGCGATCGTCACGCAGTTTCGCGTCGCGGCCACGAACGCGCGCGAGGCCGGCTTCGACGGCATCGAGTTGCACGCCGCGAACGGCTATCTGCTCGACCAGTTCCTGCGCAGCGGGAGCAACCAGCGCACCGACCAGTGGGGCGGCAGCGTCGCGAATCGCGCGCGCCTGTTGTTGGACGTGATCGAGGCGACGGTGGCCGTGTGGGGACCGGGCCGTGTTGGCGTGCGACTGTCGCCGTTCAACTCCTACAACGCCATGCACGACGACGCGCCGTTCACCACCTTTCCCGATGTGGCAGCGCTCCTCGACACACAGGCGCTGGCGTACCTGCACATCAACTACGGCGGCGGTTCGCCTGAGGATCGCGCGCGCATGCAGCACCTCCTCCGCGCCGCCTTCCACGGGGCGATCGTCGCCAACGCCGGCCTGAATGCGGAGTCGGGCGAGGAGGTGCTGGCCGAGCATCTCGCCGACGCGATCGCCTTCGGCGTGCCGTTCCTGGCCAATCCGGACTTGCCGCTCCGTCTTGCGAGCGGCGCAGAACTCAATCTTCCGGATGTGCCGACCTTCTATCAGGGCGGTGAGAAGGGCTACATCGATTACCCGTCGCTGCACGCCGGCGCCATCGCCTGA
- a CDS encoding MliC family protein — protein MRCAPIALLLVAACAPKAASDAANPDSGKQAMMAPPPGASAAVFNCTDKAKTEIFALFATDSSGTGVVSLAIGDERIRLRQVTSASGARYADSTATFWNKGNEVTLERGGTTLTCTTAPTATEPPAPPAEKPAGGE, from the coding sequence ATGCGCTGTGCCCCGATCGCCCTGCTCCTCGTCGCCGCCTGTGCACCGAAGGCCGCCTCCGATGCGGCCAATCCCGATAGCGGCAAGCAGGCGATGATGGCGCCGCCGCCGGGCGCGTCCGCCGCCGTCTTCAACTGCACCGACAAGGCGAAGACGGAGATCTTCGCGCTCTTCGCCACCGATTCGAGTGGCACCGGTGTGGTGTCGCTGGCGATCGGCGACGAGCGGATCCGTCTCCGTCAGGTCACGTCGGCGTCGGGGGCCCGGTACGCTGACTCCACCGCGACCTTCTGGAACAAGGGGAACGAGGTGACGCTGGAGCGGGGCGGGACGACGCTGACCTGCACCACCGCGCCGACGGCCACCGAGCCGCCCGCCCCGCCGGCCGAGAAGCCGGCCGGCGGCGAGTAA
- a CDS encoding multicopper oxidase domain-containing protein codes for MRRRDFLATAATAAAFVRGRHLAALGRAERAPLVMPPVYRPDGKRLIGSQVRADIAPGVQANAWVVGDGSRQAASATIRVRRGDLAQIAFQNKLPQQSILHWHGLAVPEAADGAPRLAIETGASYRYEFPILNRAGTYWYHAHPHHHTGEQIYRGMAGLFLIGDAEEDALGLPSGAREIPLLLQERRFDANNEFAYTPVMHERMEGFFGSTMFGNGIMEPTHNVDSALYRLRVVNGTGSRITRLGLSTGAAMTLIGNDGGLLPAPQKLFWLDLGTGERADLLVDFSGLAVGTRVMLKSLPFTPMGEMGMGMGRMGAGGKGQGADLDLLEFVVTKAVTERPWVPKPFPTIAPLVRTAETKVREFRFDSRMMQHTINGKPWEMDRIDEVVPFGSTEVWRFVNTAQFPHPVHMHEVQFQILSRSGGRARLFPWETGWKDTVLVEPGETVEVITQFTQHRGRYLLHCHNVVHEDGGMMMNFEIK; via the coding sequence ATGCGCCGTCGTGATTTCCTTGCCACCGCCGCCACCGCCGCCGCCTTTGTACGTGGCCGCCATCTCGCCGCCCTCGGCCGTGCGGAGCGGGCCCCGTTGGTGATGCCCCCGGTCTACCGCCCCGATGGCAAGCGGCTGATCGGGAGCCAGGTCCGAGCCGACATTGCGCCCGGTGTGCAGGCGAACGCGTGGGTCGTGGGTGACGGCTCGCGACAGGCGGCCAGCGCGACGATTCGGGTGCGACGTGGCGACCTCGCGCAGATCGCGTTTCAGAACAAGCTCCCGCAGCAGTCGATCCTCCACTGGCACGGGCTCGCCGTCCCCGAGGCCGCCGATGGTGCCCCTCGACTCGCCATCGAGACCGGTGCGTCGTACCGCTACGAGTTCCCGATCCTGAATCGCGCGGGCACGTATTGGTACCACGCGCATCCGCACCACCATACCGGCGAACAGATCTATCGCGGCATGGCCGGGCTCTTCCTCATCGGCGACGCCGAGGAGGACGCCCTCGGCCTGCCGAGCGGGGCGCGGGAGATTCCGCTGCTGCTGCAGGAACGACGGTTCGATGCGAACAACGAGTTCGCCTACACTCCCGTGATGCACGAGCGGATGGAGGGCTTCTTCGGCTCGACGATGTTCGGCAACGGCATCATGGAGCCGACGCACAACGTCGACAGCGCGCTCTATCGACTCCGCGTCGTGAACGGCACGGGTTCCCGCATCACCCGCCTCGGCCTCTCCACCGGCGCCGCGATGACGCTGATCGGCAACGACGGTGGCCTGCTCCCCGCCCCGCAGAAGCTGTTCTGGCTCGACCTCGGCACCGGCGAACGCGCCGATCTGCTGGTCGACTTCAGCGGACTCGCCGTGGGGACGCGCGTGATGCTGAAGTCGTTGCCGTTCACGCCGATGGGGGAGATGGGGATGGGGATGGGGCGGATGGGGGCCGGCGGCAAGGGACAAGGCGCGGACCTCGACCTCCTGGAATTCGTGGTCACCAAGGCGGTGACCGAGCGACCCTGGGTGCCGAAGCCGTTCCCCACGATTGCGCCGCTGGTGCGCACCGCCGAGACGAAGGTGCGCGAGTTCCGCTTCGACAGCCGGATGATGCAACACACCATCAACGGCAAGCCGTGGGAGATGGACCGGATCGACGAGGTCGTCCCGTTCGGCAGCACCGAAGTGTGGCGCTTCGTGAATACCGCACAGTTTCCGCACCCGGTGCACATGCACGAGGTCCAGTTCCAGATCCTCTCACGCAGCGGCGGCCGCGCGCGACTCTTTCCGTGGGAAACCGGCTGGAAGGACACGGTCCTCGTGGAGCCGGGCGAAACCGTGGAAGTCATCACGCAGTTCACCCAGCATCGTGGCCGCTACCTGCTCCACTGCCACAACGTGGTGCATGAGGATGGCGGGATGATGATGAACTTCGAGATCAAGTAG
- a CDS encoding transposase, with protein MADHGRPDRRTIRMPGWNYRRAGWYFVTINTWGSCHTLARVRSGKMVLTRMGEIVSERWHAIPGHHPAVRLDEFVVMPSHIHGIVVLTSSGPPADGRGLGYSAGSLAAIIGSYKASCTRIVRAEIHPRMQVWQRNYYERILMDREAIDAVRRYIVANPSRWIAERHRA; from the coding sequence ATGGCCGACCACGGACGACCTGATCGCCGCACCATCCGCATGCCCGGCTGGAATTACCGTCGGGCCGGCTGGTACTTCGTGACGATCAATACCTGGGGGAGCTGCCACACCTTGGCGCGCGTCCGCTCGGGAAAAATGGTCCTGACGCGGATGGGGGAGATCGTTAGCGAGCGGTGGCATGCGATTCCGGGGCACCACCCCGCAGTGCGGCTGGATGAATTCGTGGTGATGCCGAGTCACATTCATGGCATCGTGGTGCTTACGAGCTCTGGTCCACCAGCAGACGGCCGTGGGTTGGGCTACTCCGCCGGGTCCCTCGCGGCGATCATCGGGTCATATAAGGCATCGTGCACCAGGATCGTCAGGGCAGAGATTCACCCACGGATGCAGGTTTGGCAGAGGAACTATTACGAACGCATCCTGATGGATCGGGAGGCGATCGATGCGGTCCGCAGGTATATCGTGGCCAATCCGTCGCGGTGGATTGCCGAGCGTCATCGGGCATGA
- a CDS encoding endonuclease/exonuclease/phosphatase family protein: MRFLAPALLLLAAAPLPAQAPVRALSFNIRYGTAADGDHAWPNRRGHVVTLIRDHAPHLIGFQEALRFQLDELEQRLHRYQEIGVGRDDGKTAGEYAAIWVDTLRFRVVTSGTFWFSDTPTVPGSKHWGNGITRISTWARLVDRATGDTLRVYNNHWDHQSQPSREKSAALLLQRIAQDGAPGDGILVFGDFNADETNPAAQAMVASTRTPLRDTFRAAHPDARVVGTFNSFRGDSTGGKIDFILADPAWRVSDAGIDRRRFGPLWPSDHFAVWAVLHRPRTP; this comes from the coding sequence ATGCGATTCCTCGCCCCCGCGCTCCTCCTGCTGGCTGCGGCGCCCCTGCCGGCGCAGGCGCCGGTCCGGGCCCTCTCCTTCAATATCCGCTATGGCACCGCCGCGGATGGCGATCACGCCTGGCCGAATCGGCGCGGGCATGTGGTCACCCTGATCCGCGACCATGCGCCGCACCTGATCGGCTTTCAGGAGGCGCTCCGCTTCCAACTCGACGAACTCGAGCAGCGGCTCCATCGCTATCAGGAGATCGGCGTCGGGCGCGACGACGGCAAGACCGCCGGCGAATACGCCGCCATCTGGGTCGACACGCTCCGCTTCCGCGTGGTGACCAGCGGCACCTTCTGGTTCTCCGACACGCCCACGGTGCCTGGCTCCAAACACTGGGGCAACGGGATCACCCGCATCAGCACCTGGGCGCGACTGGTCGATCGCGCCACCGGCGACACCCTCCGCGTCTACAACAATCACTGGGATCATCAATCGCAACCGTCGCGCGAGAAGAGCGCGGCGCTGCTGTTGCAGCGGATTGCCCAGGATGGTGCGCCCGGGGACGGCATCCTCGTGTTCGGCGACTTCAACGCCGACGAGACGAATCCGGCGGCGCAGGCGATGGTCGCCTCGACGCGCACGCCGCTCCGCGACACTTTCCGCGCCGCCCACCCCGACGCGCGTGTCGTCGGGACCTTCAACAGCTTTCGCGGCGACTCGACCGGCGGCAAGATCGACTTCATCCTGGCCGATCCCGCCTGGCGCGTCAGTGATGCGGGGATCGACCGTCGTCGCTTCGGGCCGCTCTGGCCCTCCGATCATTTCGCCGTCTGGGCCGTGCTGCACCGGCCGCGTACCCCCTGA